The Nitrospira sp. genome segment AGGACATCAACCACCCGCTGGTGACGGACGTGCTCGCTCAGCAAAGACTTGCCGCAATCGGTTAGAATCGGATGGTTGTTCAACGACTTTGGGCAGTAATCCCACCACGTCCCGCACCGTCGCAATCTGTTTCACATAGGTCTCGCAGCCGGCACAGATCGCCAAATGCATGGCGATTTGACGCTTCCGCTCGTCCTCGACCTGTTCATCGAGATACAGCGAGGCCCCCTGCGCGATCTCATGGCAGGCTATCACTGAGAAAGTCGGCTGCCCCCCTTCCCGTGCCATCGTAAAGACCCTCCTTCAGTGCTTATGACTGGGTCGGTCCTTCCGGCATTTTCTTACACGGCAGATCGTCGTCCCTCCAGATAGGTCTCCACCACCTGGCGTACCCGCTCCCTGGCTCGATGCAGCCTGACGTACAGGTTCGTTTCGGTAATCTTCAGGATTTCGCAAACCTCCCTTGCGTCGACTCGCTCGACATCACGCAAGATTAAGACGTCCTTCAAGGTCCGT includes the following:
- a CDS encoding zf-HC2 domain-containing protein — its product is MAREGGQPTFSVIACHEIAQGASLYLDEQVEDERKRQIAMHLAICAGCETYVKQIATVRDVVGLLPKVVEQPSDSNRLRQVFAERARPSPAGG